A genomic window from Motacilla alba alba isolate MOTALB_02 chromosome 2, Motacilla_alba_V1.0_pri, whole genome shotgun sequence includes:
- the ZHX1 gene encoding zinc fingers and homeoboxes protein 1 isoform X1 produces MASKRKSTTPCMVLANEQDPDLEMVSDLEEGPPVLTPADNPTAEGVTSDEDVHEYVDSDNKKNTNKVEGGYECKYCTFQTPDLNMFTFHVDSEHPNVVLNSSYVCLECNFLTKRYDALSEHNLKHHPGEENFKLTMVKRNNQTIFEQTVNDLTFDGSFVREENAGQADSSEVPSSGISISKTPIMKMMKSKPEAKRIAVFHNVVDDIPGEEKGTENEPNSEEVVENPPPSVSESKPSHSVVCSAADVAVVTPAPVLQPGVAQVITAVTAPQNSNLIPKVLIPVNSIPAYNSALDNNPLLLNTYNKFPYPTMSEITVLSSQAKYTEEQIKIWFSAQRLKHGVSWTPEEVEEARRKQFNGTVHTVPQTITVIPAHISAASNGLPSILQTCQIVGQPGLVLTQVAGTNTLPVTAPIALTVAGVPNQTQLQKSQIHSAQPIAETKQVAAIPTPQPIKNESTLINPDSFGIRAKKTKEQLAELKVSYLKNQFPQDSEIVRLMKITGLTKGEIKKWFSDTRYNQRNSKNNHGIHLNSDSCATIVIDSSDEMNESPTGVTPQSKPSWGTFPDFTPQKFKEKTSEQLQVLQASFLNNPVLTEEEMNRLRAQTKLTRREIDAWFTEKRKSNVLKEEGADINESNAGSSKEESGETSVGDGATGTKSGCSTSSKIGKKSPEQLHMLKSSFVRTQWPSPQEYNKLAEETGLPRSEIVSWFGDTRYAWKNGGLKWYYYYQSASANSLNGQGFARKRGRGRPKGRGRGRPRGRPRGSKRLNCWDRGVSVIKFKTGTAILKDYYMKHKFLNEQDLDELVAKSHMGYEQVREWFAERQRRLELGIELFDENEEEDEMLDDQEDEEETDDSDTWEPPRHVKRKLSKTD; encoded by the coding sequence ATGGCAAGTAAACGAAAGTCAACAACACCCTGCATGGTCTTAGCCAATGAGCAGGATCCAGATCTAGAAATGGTGTCAGACTTGGAGGAAGGACCACCTGTGCTCACACCAGCAGATAACCCTACAGCAGAGGGTGTAACAAGTGATGAGGATGTTCATGAGTATGTGGATTCAGACaataagaaaaacacaaataaagtAGAAGGTGGTTATGAGTGTAAATACTGTACTTTTCAGACTCCAGATCTCAATATGTTTACCTTTCATGTGGATTCAGAACACCCCAACGTAGTATTAAATTCATCCTACGTTTGTTTAGAATGTAATTTCCTTACCAAAAGATATGATGCCCTCTCAGAACATAATTTGAAGCACCaccctggagaggagaatttTAAATTGACTATGGTGAAACGTAATAACCAGACAATCTTTGAACAGACAGTAAATGATCTCACTTTTGATGGGAGTTTTgttagagaagaaaatgctggaCAGGCTGACTCTTCTGAGGTCCCCTCGTCAGGGATCTCCATTAGCAAAACTCCTATCatgaaaatgatgaaaagcAAACCCGAGGCTAAACGTATTGCTGTTTTCCACAATGTAGTTGATGACATTCCTGGTGAAGAAAAGGGAACTGAAAATGAGCCAAACTCTGAAGAAGTAGTAGAAAACCCCCCACCGTCAGTTTCTGAATCAAAACCAAGCCATTCAGTTGTGTGCAGTGCAGCAGATGTGGCAGTAGTGACCCCGGCACCAGTGCTTCAGCCTGGGGTGGCACAGGTTATAACAGCTGTTACAGCTCCACAGAACTCAAACCTGATTCCAAAAGTCCTAATACCTGTAAATAGCATTCCAGCCTATAACAGTGCTTTGGATAACAACCCTCTTTTGCTTAACACCTACAACAAATTCCCGTATCCAACCATGTCAGAAATCACTGTTCTTTCCTCTCAAGCGAAGTACACGGAAGAGCAGATTAAAATATGGTTTTCTGCTCAGCGTCTGAAACACGGAGTGAGTTGGACGCcagaggaggtggaggaagCAAGGAGGAAACAATTTAATGGCACAGTGCATACAGTGCCACAGACCATTACCGTTATTCCAGCACACATTTCGGCCGCTAGCAATGGTTTACCTTCAATTTTACAGACATGCCAAATAGTTGGTCAGCCAGGACTTGTTCTCACTCAAGTTGCAGGTACAAATACGTTACCAGTAACAGCCCCAATAGCTTTGACTGTAGCAGGAGTCCCAAACCAAACACAGTTACAGAAGAGTCAGATTCACAGTGCTCAGCCTATTGCAGAAACCAAACAAGTAGCTGCCATTCCAACCCCTCAGCCTATCAAAAATGAATCCACGCTGATAAATCCTGACTCTTTTGGCATCCGAGCAAAAAAAACTAAGGAACAACTGGCAGAATTGAAAGTCAGCTACCTTAAAAACCAGTTTCCTCAAGACTCAGAAATTGTTAGACTTATGAAAATAACAGGCCTCACTAAAGGAGAGATCAAAAAGTGGTTCAGTGATACACGCTACAATCAGAGAAACTCAAAGAATAATCATGGGATTCATCTTAACAGTGATTCATGTGCCACCATTGTTATTGATTCAAGTGATGAAATGAATGAATCTCCAACAGGAGTCACTCCGCAGAGCAAACCATCTTGGGGTACTTTTCCTGATTTCACCCCACAGAAATTCAAAGAGAAGACTTCTGAACAGCTGCAAGTCCTCCAAGCAAGTTTTCTTAATAACCCTGTCCTTACTGAAGAAGAGATGAATAGATTAAGAGCCCAAACAAAACTGACCAGGAGAGAGATTGATGCCTGGTttacagaaaaaaggaaatcaaatgtCTTGAAGGAAGAGGGAGCTGACATAAATGAAAGCAATGCTGGCAGTTCAAAAGAGGAGTCTGGAGAAACATCTGTGGGAGATGGAGCAACAGGAACAAAATCAGGGTGTTCTACTTCAAGCAAAATAGGCAAAAAATCACCAGAGCAGTTGCACATGCTCAAAAGTTCCTTTGTCCGTACTCAGTGGCCATCTCCACAAGAATACAACAAGCTGGCAGAAGAAACTGGGCTTCCAAGATCAGAAATTGTGAGCTGGTTTGGAGATACTCGCTATGCCTGGAAAAACGGTGGATTGAAATGGTATTACTATTACCAGAGTGCCAGTGCAAACAGTCTGAATGGCCAAGGCTTTGcaaggaagagagggagaggaagaccaaaagggagggggagagggaggccTCGGGGGAGGCCTCGGGGAAGCAAGAGGTTAAATTGCTGGGACAGAGGTGTATCTGtcataaaatttaaaactggAACAGCAATCCTGAAGGACTATTATATGAAGCACAAATTCCTTAATGAGCAAGACCTTGATGAACTGGTAGCCAAATCTCACATGGGATATGAGCAGGTCAGAGAATGGTttgcagaaaggcagagaagatTAGAACTTGGAATAGAGCTGTTTGATGAGAATGAGGAGGAAGATGAAATGCTGGATGAtcaggaggatgaggaagaaacAGATGATAGTGATACTTGGGAACCCCCCAGACATGTTAAACGTAAACTTTCAAAAACAGACTGA
- the C2H8orf76 gene encoding uncharacterized protein C8orf76 homolog yields MEPALGPEFEDSLFAPSRERREGGGDGAPCGARHCEPRWFHSAADAGEGSGGITSSKFRADWAFRQRDFEKALCEYSDCLLLLPASNIAMRRDVQEGQARCLSRLGRHKEALDIAEKMRNSATNTDHLTTVLNLQFSIYQGLENVEKKMMCLQQLICLHPFNPWFWKLLAEAYMSLLQNLSPVVIPEANLNQSEEVCVNDSSFKTSTGREINLQPHRSEDQKEGPWFSLAAETKGENAMTCPSSQVVKEFLCTSGELEWTDKEKCADSKAWKQKMLKKVGIKACASFIRARLLLQLTQSQQLSFVLENNRKCQKEIDDKVALLGFDENSLLLMTKAMGQDLLPEKLKEEFQGEVKCIGPSALSSLVTASVMEFEIKWFGNLQDDLCHFDGQFYSDIYLPPSVT; encoded by the exons ATGGAGCCGGCGCTGGGCCCGGAGTTCGAGGATTCCCTGTTCGCGCCgagccgggagcggcgggagggCGGCGGGGACGGGGCTCCGTGCGGCGCCCGGCACTGCGAGCCCCGC TGGTTCCACAGCGCGGCTGATGCCGGGGAAGGCTCCGGCGGGATCACGAGCAGCAAGTTCCGGGCGGACTGGGCGTTCCGGCAGCGGGATTTCGAG AAAGCCCTGTGTGAATACTCAGACTGCCTGCTACTCTTACCTGCCAGCAACATTGCAATGAGGCGTGATGTCCAGGAGGGCCAGGCTCGGTGTTTATCTCGCCTGGGAAGGCACAAGGAGGCTCTGGATATTGCAGAAAAAATG AGAAACAGCGCCACTAACACAGATCACTTAACGACGGTTCTCAACCTGCAGTTTTCCATTTACCAGGGGCtggaaaatgtagaaaaaaagatGATGTGTCTGCAGCAACTGATCTGCTTACATCCTTTCAATCCCTGGTTCTGGAAGTTACTTGCTGAAGCTTATATGAGCCTTCTACAGAATTTGTCTCCAGTGGTCATTCCAGAAGCAAATCTAAATCAGTCTGAAGAGGTTTGTGTAAATGATAGCAGTTTCAAAACATCGACTGGCAGAGAGATTAATCTGCAGCCTCACAGATCAGAGGACCAGAAGGAAGGCCCTTGGTTCAGCCTCGCTGCAGAAACAAAGGGGGAGAATGCAATGAcctgtcccagcagccaggTAGTGAAAGAATTCCTCTGCACTTCAGGAGAACTGGAATGGACAGACAAAGAGAAATGTGCAGACTCCAAGGCctggaagcagaaaatgttaaagaaaGTTGGGATAAAAGCATGTGCCTCGTTTATTAGAGCAAG GCTTTTACTTCAGCTTACCCAGTCACAACAGTTGTCCTTTGTGCTAGAGAATAACAGAAAATGCCAGAAAGAAATTGATGACAAAGTGGCTCTACTTGGTTTCGATGAAAACTCCTTGCTGTTGATGACCAAA GCTATGGGGCAGGATCTTCTACCAGAAAAACTAAAAGAGGAGTTTCAGGGTGAGGTAAAATGCATAGGCCCTTCAGCACTGTCATCACTGGTAACTGCTTCAGTCATGGAATTTGAAATCAAATGGTTTGGTAATCTCCAAGATGATTTGTGTCACTTTGATGGACAATTTTATTCAGACATTTATCTCCCACCTTCAGTAACATAG
- the ZHX1 gene encoding zinc fingers and homeoboxes protein 1 isoform X2, translating to MASKRKSTTPCMVLANEQDPDLEMVSDLEEGPPVLTPADNPTAEGVTSDEDVHEYVDSDNKKNTNKVEGGYECKYCTFQTPDLNMFTFHVDSEHPNVVLNSSYVCLECNFLTKRYDALSEHNLKHHPGEENFKLTMVKRNNQTIFEQTVNDLTFDGSFVREENAGQADSSEVPSSGISISKTPIMKMMKSKPEAKRIAVFHNVVDDIPGEEKGTENEPNSEEVVENPPPSVSESKPSHSVVCSAADVAVVTPAPVLQPGVAQVITAVTAPQNSNLIPKVLIPVNSIPAYNSALDNNPLLLNTYNKFPYPTMSEITVLSSQAKYTEEQIKIWFSAQRLKHGVSWTPEEVEEARRKQFNGTVHTVPQTITVIPAHISAASNGLPSILQTCQIVGQPGLVLTQVAGTNTLPVTAPIALTVAGVPNQTQLQKSQIHSAQPIAETKQVAAIPTPQPIKNESTLINPDSFGIRAKKTKEQLAELKVSYLKNQFPQDSEIVRLMKITGLTKGEIKKWFSDTRYNQRNSKNNHGIHLNSDSCATIVIDSSDEMNESPTGVTPQSKPSWGTFPDFTPQKFKEKTSEQLQVLQASFLNNPVLTEEEMNRLRAQTKLTRREIDAWFTEKRKSNVLKEEGADINESNAGSSKEESGETSVGDGATGTKSGCSTSSKIGKKSPEQLHMLKSSFVRTQWPSPQEYNKLAEETGLPRSEIVSWFGDTRYAWKNGGLKCCPVW from the exons ATGGCAAGTAAACGAAAGTCAACAACACCCTGCATGGTCTTAGCCAATGAGCAGGATCCAGATCTAGAAATGGTGTCAGACTTGGAGGAAGGACCACCTGTGCTCACACCAGCAGATAACCCTACAGCAGAGGGTGTAACAAGTGATGAGGATGTTCATGAGTATGTGGATTCAGACaataagaaaaacacaaataaagtAGAAGGTGGTTATGAGTGTAAATACTGTACTTTTCAGACTCCAGATCTCAATATGTTTACCTTTCATGTGGATTCAGAACACCCCAACGTAGTATTAAATTCATCCTACGTTTGTTTAGAATGTAATTTCCTTACCAAAAGATATGATGCCCTCTCAGAACATAATTTGAAGCACCaccctggagaggagaatttTAAATTGACTATGGTGAAACGTAATAACCAGACAATCTTTGAACAGACAGTAAATGATCTCACTTTTGATGGGAGTTTTgttagagaagaaaatgctggaCAGGCTGACTCTTCTGAGGTCCCCTCGTCAGGGATCTCCATTAGCAAAACTCCTATCatgaaaatgatgaaaagcAAACCCGAGGCTAAACGTATTGCTGTTTTCCACAATGTAGTTGATGACATTCCTGGTGAAGAAAAGGGAACTGAAAATGAGCCAAACTCTGAAGAAGTAGTAGAAAACCCCCCACCGTCAGTTTCTGAATCAAAACCAAGCCATTCAGTTGTGTGCAGTGCAGCAGATGTGGCAGTAGTGACCCCGGCACCAGTGCTTCAGCCTGGGGTGGCACAGGTTATAACAGCTGTTACAGCTCCACAGAACTCAAACCTGATTCCAAAAGTCCTAATACCTGTAAATAGCATTCCAGCCTATAACAGTGCTTTGGATAACAACCCTCTTTTGCTTAACACCTACAACAAATTCCCGTATCCAACCATGTCAGAAATCACTGTTCTTTCCTCTCAAGCGAAGTACACGGAAGAGCAGATTAAAATATGGTTTTCTGCTCAGCGTCTGAAACACGGAGTGAGTTGGACGCcagaggaggtggaggaagCAAGGAGGAAACAATTTAATGGCACAGTGCATACAGTGCCACAGACCATTACCGTTATTCCAGCACACATTTCGGCCGCTAGCAATGGTTTACCTTCAATTTTACAGACATGCCAAATAGTTGGTCAGCCAGGACTTGTTCTCACTCAAGTTGCAGGTACAAATACGTTACCAGTAACAGCCCCAATAGCTTTGACTGTAGCAGGAGTCCCAAACCAAACACAGTTACAGAAGAGTCAGATTCACAGTGCTCAGCCTATTGCAGAAACCAAACAAGTAGCTGCCATTCCAACCCCTCAGCCTATCAAAAATGAATCCACGCTGATAAATCCTGACTCTTTTGGCATCCGAGCAAAAAAAACTAAGGAACAACTGGCAGAATTGAAAGTCAGCTACCTTAAAAACCAGTTTCCTCAAGACTCAGAAATTGTTAGACTTATGAAAATAACAGGCCTCACTAAAGGAGAGATCAAAAAGTGGTTCAGTGATACACGCTACAATCAGAGAAACTCAAAGAATAATCATGGGATTCATCTTAACAGTGATTCATGTGCCACCATTGTTATTGATTCAAGTGATGAAATGAATGAATCTCCAACAGGAGTCACTCCGCAGAGCAAACCATCTTGGGGTACTTTTCCTGATTTCACCCCACAGAAATTCAAAGAGAAGACTTCTGAACAGCTGCAAGTCCTCCAAGCAAGTTTTCTTAATAACCCTGTCCTTACTGAAGAAGAGATGAATAGATTAAGAGCCCAAACAAAACTGACCAGGAGAGAGATTGATGCCTGGTttacagaaaaaaggaaatcaaatgtCTTGAAGGAAGAGGGAGCTGACATAAATGAAAGCAATGCTGGCAGTTCAAAAGAGGAGTCTGGAGAAACATCTGTGGGAGATGGAGCAACAGGAACAAAATCAGGGTGTTCTACTTCAAGCAAAATAGGCAAAAAATCACCAGAGCAGTTGCACATGCTCAAAAGTTCCTTTGTCCGTACTCAGTGGCCATCTCCACAAGAATACAACAAGCTGGCAGAAGAAACTGGGCTTCCAAGATCAGAAATTGTGAGCTGGTTTGGAGATACTCGCTATGCCTGGAAAAACGGTGGATTGAAATG CTGCCCAGTGTGGTGA